The sequence CTTTTTGCTTCATGTGCAAGGTTGCTTGGGCGCAATGATAAGAGCTTATGCTGTACTGTATGTTTTCTAGCTTGTCCCATCAAACCTCACTACTAGGCGCTGGCCGGAGGCGAAGGCCGGACTCACAAAGAGTGCATTTAGGCTGGAGCTCAATATGACAACCATTTCAGCCAGTTCAAAGGGGATGCGGGCGGGCATATCGACAGTAGCAGCGTAAAGAATGGTCATAATCAAAAACAACCTCAAGAATGGCGGAAATCTCCCAAGCCTGAGTATCTTCCCATTGTTCATGGCGGCGTGAATCAGATGCTATTTGTTTTGTACATTGTTGTATCTGGGAACGGCGGGGGCTGCACATGTACTCGCGATCTAGACTACGGTATTCCAGTCAATTTCCTATTGGGAGTTCCTCCCACAATTCCCCTAGATGCCAGTATCTGGCTTGATGCTGATCATACATAACTAGCTACACACAGGATTGTAGCCAAGGGGCTCATTTTGCAAGAACCAGACCTTGTTGAACAGTACAAACAGGACCAACATGAGCTTGACCAGAACTCAGCTTGAATGATCTTTCATTTGTGCAGGTCAAAACCTGCTGGGTATTCACAATTGCTAAATATGAAATGTAAAGTAAAATGTTTAAATTTAAAatttaaattttttttttactctgtacggagtactccatagcTAGTTGGTTATGCCCAAGGATTGTGAAGTGGTCAGAAACACTAAATCTCAACTAGTCTGGTGATAAGAATGATTAATTAGTCTAATTCTACCCTGTATTCAGCATCTAATTACATTCTGTGCATTTGTAAATTCCTGATGCATAATGTCTCCTGCTTGTTGACATAAAGACATAAACTGTTCAACCCATTTCTGGTCATACATGTCAAGTTCTGCAAGACCCTGGCAGTATGCATCTTGATAACCGCACAGGCCTTGCATGAGGACATTCCGCCGCGGGCAGGGCTGTATGATCCCATCCATCCAGCTCATCTGTGGGTTGCATTTGAACACCTGGATTGCACCCATCATCGCCACCCGCCCGCTGAATACAAACGTCCGTGGCTCCACTTTGATGCGGTTCTTCTTCAACCACCGCTTGGCAAGGCCACTGTGGCTGCAACAGACCATCTCTTCAAAGAACCATGAGACAAAGATGAAAACAAGAAGCCCGACCCCATCCCATCCCTTCTGAGCAGCGACAAACGTCATGCAGGCAAGTTGCAGAAATGAGAGGAACTGCAGAAGGAATGCAAGTGTCATGACGCCACCGTCACCAAAGATAGTGGTGATAGATTGTATCATGGATTTGTTCAAGAGATTATCAACAATGCCTCTATCTCCGACGTACAGGTACCACGTAGACGCATTCTGGTGGATCGCGCTGAGCATGCACGCATCCATCCTTTGGCCCTCGTTGTCTTGAAGATAGTGTGGTGCGCGTTTGATTATGACAAGCCGGCGGCAGATGCGTAGCAGGAAGGCGACGATGATGGAACCTGCAGTCCCATACATCCCAAACAAAGAGCAAAACGCTGT is a genomic window of Coccidioides posadasii str. Silveira chromosome 3, complete sequence containing:
- a CDS encoding uncharacterized protein (EggNog:ENOG410PN6G~TransMembrane:5 (o28-47i193-211o217-235i302-325o331-356i)), which codes for MAKSLDDSDGSGTLGFNPPFSFGTGSDSGFAILFELAALIPLVTYLARPQEGHRFVGMASLSGRLQIGLFPKLHVLATVARLLKEGPNFLDEACSIGELRREVWDANWGSVFPCANGAASSMIAAYSVRQAKTIAMPETVVAKTPNTTKRGVGNIAITPSSTSPFRRYQTLHVLRFSREEGPGHPHRAKTITVLQDVVVEVILLGMLAGATAFCSLFGMYGTAGSIIVAFLLRICRRLVIIKRAPHYLQDNEGQRMDACMLSAIHQNASTWYLYVGDRGIVDNLLNKSMIQSITTIFGDGGVMTLAFLLQFLSFLQLACMTFVAAQKGWDGVGLLVFIFVSWFFEEMVCCSHSGLAKRWLKKNRIKVEPRTFVFSGRVAMMGAIQVFKCNPQMSWMDGIIQPCPRRNVLMQGLCGYQDAYCQGLAELDMYDQKWVEQFMSLCQQAGDIMHQEFTNAQNVIRC